The genomic interval GAACTGACTCCTGGACAGAATACTGATCTTCACTGTCATTGATGTGCACTTTTAGAAATGGTAGCCTTACCAGTctttttttgtacatatttttctACGTGGGGGAAATTTGAAAACCAGGGTTACCTTTTTATGAGGAGAGGAAGAATCTTGATGCCTTGATCATTTCTACAGATTTTGTCTTATCTAATGTAAATGTGGGTGTTTTGGCTCTCGATGCAATGAATTTTGGGAGAAGCTGAAGCCTCTTGTTcatgtgtaaataaatgttggATGAAAGTGACGGTGAAGATCCATTCAGAAACATTCCAGAACCATGCAATCATGTCTTAAAACCTAAGCAAGAACTATGACGTTATATATGTACAATGTTATAGACATCCCTATGGGAGAGAAATAGAATCCGTCGCAGCATACTAAAATACCTTCAATGTTCCAGGTTTAGCAGCCAGGTGTTTTGGAGCTAGTAATCAAACATAACCATGAAATGAAAGGGACCTGAGAGGCCAAGCTGAAGTGCagctctttccttctctctccagtGCTCCGTCCCCACGCATTTAGCAAGAGGAGAGGGCCGTTCACACAGGGAAAGTATGCGCAGTGCCTCAATAGTACTTGGTTAGCCAGTCAAAATGATTGTTTTTAGCCATCTTATTTTTAACTGCAACCTACATTTAATTcaattattattgtaatatatGCCAATATGTAATATATGCCCTTATGATTAAAGCGTGGCAGTGTAAGCTTGGGTTACGTCTTAAACATAGACCATCTTATATCGACATGTATATGAGAATGGCTGACAAATAACCCctactttgaaaaaaaacagcgTTGTAGCTATGGCAATAGTCTTTGCTTTAGTTAGCATGGTCTTCCTTTAATTCATTTTGTCACATCTCTTGTTTTCCAGTGGTTGTAAACTGAGTATCAGCTTGGACAGTAAACAAGTGAAAGAGACTGTACTTGGGCACATGAAGGCATCATTGTAACCAATGTGGCGGTGTGGTTTATTCAGTGAGCCTGAGGTTTTGTTCTGGGATCAgatcaatatactgtatactggtATTCATTATCTCAAAACGGAGCCTAGATCAGCACTCAGAGACACTTTAAGAATCCGCAGCCAGATGACATTCCAGAAAGGACTTCTACTGGACCTGCATTAGTGTGTTGTAGGACTGGAGGCAGAGGTGGTCCTTTGTAGATATACCGTTTTCAGATTGCACAGCATAGGTTATTCAATAGGACTAATCTGTAGATTTAATAGGTCCCATTAAGGGTAAACTGTTTGAACGTCTCAGTGGTCAAACCTCAAACCTTACCACCACTAAACGTTTTGTTTCTGAAAAggaaaaatgtaacaaaataatctaataaTCTCCAACAAAACTTTAAATAAACCTACATCCAATTATATTATGATAAGCTAACATTGACTATATAGAAAATGCATGTATTAATACATTCATACAGTGGTGTTATATATTTGATGACTAACCTCTCCTTGTATCTAAGCAATTCCATCACTGCATAAAACTGTGCTTTTACTGTTGGCTAAGTGCTTATGATAACTGTTCTATACTACATGGTTAAATGAACCCTTTATTTTCCTTTGGAATGGATGTAAATGTCAATGTGCTGCAATAAATGAGTTGGGACCtgattcaaaacaaaatgtagtgatttaatttgtttttatttaattggatGGGTTTAACATTTACCAACACATTCTTCAATAGAGCATTACGGGAGTATTAACCAGCAAAACGGCAGCAGAATTATGGAAAGGTTAATGGTactgaaaaatatttgtaaaaaatacatCACATTGAATAGCTTTGGCTCCAGTCAGAtgcgtgtttgtttttctatccttatTTTTTCTAGCAGACTGTGATGTATTACCATGTACCTTTTGACTTATTGCTTACATGTTAAACAGCTTTCAcccaatcagcattcaagattcaaacGAGCCGGTATACATAGTAAAATATTGTAGCAGCCCAAGTATTCTTTTGGAAAACGTAGTTTAAGCTGGCCcagtaaatgtttctttgtaatGTCCAAACCTATTCAGGATTATGATATGCCTGAAATGCACTTCAAGTTAAATGCTGCCGTTATTAACACGTATTCATATGGTTGCCACCTTAAACTCTGAACCAATCAGTACATCACCAGGAAGACCAATGGTTTGTTCCACTGCCACTGTATGGTGTATGAGCCCAGTTAGCTGATCAGTTCAAAGATTTTCCTGCACCTTAAATTGGATTTGAGATGACACGTGTGACCATGTTGTTAAAAAGGAAACCGTCAGGTTAATTTGAGGGTATATTAATCTGTATTGGATGAAACTAGTAAAATAACACATTCTGTACATAATGTTTCCACTGGATCTAATCTGTGTAATTAAGTCACTTTCCTTTTCCAAAAGGTGTGACCAGATGTGTGGGGTAaggtgttttcaacagttttaagtccaattcattttAGTTGCcaattttgtatgttttaaaatacagCTTCTGCAGTTTTTATTCTTAAAGTTTTTTTCAAGCGTTTTAGGTGATACAGTTTTCATAATGACAAAAATGCATACAAGCTCTAACATTTCTAGTCACACATAACATAAGAATTGGTCCTTAAATTAAAACAATCTTCAAAGTGTTAAATGTGCCTCCGTTTCTGATGAATAAAAACAAGCAAAGTTATATGAAAGATTAAATTTGTACATATCTTTATTGCAGCACATGCAATCCAACTCAATCCGGCCGTCAGATGTATTAAACACATGAACAGGGACTAGTAATGTGGAGATGGATGGAAACGGTCCCttggaaacaaacaaacaaaatctaaTCAGGTCACTGCAATTCTCTTAAAACCAGTTGGCAGCACTCGCCCACTTTGGCCGGGTCGGTGACGCTGCTGTACTTGGCGATCTGCGACGTGACCCCCAGTGACTTGGCCAGGTCCTGGGCCATCTGGTCGGAGGCCACCGTAGTCCCCAGGGCCACCAGGAGCCTGAACACGGCCTCCTTGTCCTGCACCGACTCCAGCGCGGCACTGGCCACCGACAGGCACTGGGCCTTGGCCTCCAGGTCGGCCTGGCCATGGAGGGAGCTGGCGTAGTTGAGCACCAGGGTCGCCAGGGCGATGTGAATGTTCTTGTTGCACACGGAGCAAAGGTCGGTGGCGCGGGACAGCACCGCCTCCCGGTGGGCCAGCAAGAGGTCTCGGCCATGCTGGCCGCCAAAGCAGTTGCATAGTGTCCGCAGCGCCAGCATCTGATTGGCTGGCCGCCCCTGTGGTTTCATAAGGTTCAGCAGGTGGTTGCAGAGCGCCACTCCGTCCGCGCCGCTGCCGCACAGACTCTGGTTGACCTGCGGGTGGCGCACTGCCAACCTCAGGATGTCCAGGATGGGGAAGACAATGTCTgaggggacaggacaggacaggaacgGTACATCACCTTGTGTTTAAATAGCAGGTTATGAGTTTTAACAACACCACCAAACAAGGTCTACGTCAGCAAGGTGGGAGTGGTTATCTGAAAATGGACGGAGTTTCAATTCAACTTGATCCAATAAAAACTAAGTGGAGGAGGAAGGCCAGTGAGAGCCTACCTCCTGGCCAGTGAGAGCCTACCTCCTGGCCAGTGAGAGCCTACCTCCTGGCCAGTGAGAGCCTACCTCCTGGCCAGTGAGAGCCTACCTCCTGGCCAGTGAGAGCCTACCTCCTGGCCAGTGAGAGCCTACCTCCTGGCCAGTGAGAGCCTACCTCCTGGCCAGTGAGAGCCTACCTCCTGGCCAGTGAGAGCCTACCTCCTGGCCAGTGAGAGCCTACCTCCTGGCCAGTGAGAGCCTACCTCCTGGCCAGTGAGAGCCTACCTTCTGGCCAGTGAGAGCCTACCTCCTGGCCAGTGAGAGCCTACCTCCTGGCCAGTGAGAGCCTACCTCCTGGCCAGTGAGAGCCTACCTTCTGGCCAGTGAGAGCCTACCTTCTGGCCAGTGAGTGGTCTTCCAAAGGAGGCTGATCTGCTCTGTGGTGGGCTGCTCTGAGGCTTGggggtcacacacagacaccagcaGCTTCTCCAGGCTCCTCAGCACCTCCTCAGACAGCTTACAATCCCCAGGGGCCCCGACGTTCAGCTCCCTCAGCTTGACTGGAGGTGGAAAGGAAACACATTAGCGATGGGCCGAAAAGATTGAAATGTCACACCGTGATGCTGCTTTGGACTATAGTCACATGGTCATTTCAGCAGTGGTTTGCTGTACCCATTATCTGTGTGGTGTTAGCTTGCTCGAAGGTTACCCCGACAGTAATGGGGAAGTAGATGTTGGTGCAGGTCTGCCTCGAGGCCGCCGAGGAGTACGCCCCCCCCACCTGTTGGGAGAATAGGAGGCCAGATGTTTTAGGTCTGCCCCTCAACCAAACAAAACAGTACGTGCCATCTGCTTTAGCGGGCGTCTCCAGCTATGCTCTTTCTTTAAGGATAAAACGCAAGGGTTTAGTCTTGACGTGACCTCTGGTTGAACCCTGAACTTTTGAATACGTCTCCATGGCGACTTGCCTGTGAAGGGGTCTGCCGCAGCCAGTGGAGCCCCCGATGGAGTGCCCGTTCCTGGGATGTACCGGCCAGttcctgtggggggggggacaaaatGAGTATGCAGAGCCATGGGACAGGAAGGGACAAAAATGTAGCAGAACTGAAATCAAGAGGAAAGAGGGGATTTTACCCGTGAAGGGGTCAGCCCCGAAGCCCGCTCGGTTATCGGCAGCCCCAGGGATGTAGCGACCTGAGCCTGATGGCCAACAGAAGCAGGGTGAACACAGTGTGGTGTTACAAACTCAGTTTGATCCGTTACTACTTGTCTAATCTTTCCACCTGTTGTTAGACACGAGGAAACCCTTTCCCTGACCTAAGTGTGGCCTACAGGGGGAAGACAGCCAGTCGCTCTCCCGGTGAACGGGCTGATTATACCGGGCGGGTCCATTTCAAACATTACGGTAACTTTGGACCGCGTGTGTTGGAGGCTGTCAATGTAAAACAGCGGCCCATAGTGTGGCTCAGCTGCCCTAGCAGTGCAGAAATGCTTGGGTTGGGCTTGGTTTTTTTAAACCTCACTGTAATTTGGTCAACAGCCCATTTTCTTTAGGACACACTGCCCTGGGTGAAGCCTGTGGAACGGCGTGGTGCCAAGGCAGTACCAGTGAAAGGGTCGGCAGCGCCGGGTGGGGCGGCTCCCAGGGTGTGGCCTTTGGTGTTCTCGATGATGAAGTTGGCCACCTGGTCCAGAAACATCGGGCTGAGGTCGTTCTTCTGCAGGAAGTTGTGGGCCGTCAACCAGGGGTCGTCCGTCACGTTGTACGGCAGCTTCATGGAAGGGCCTCCCTCGTTGATGTCGATGGTGAAGACAAAGTCGTACTCCTGAGAGAAGCCAATCAGAAGACGGGGGTTGGAGCTCGACGTTAAGACTTACAGAACAGCCGGGCGCTGGTCGGCGGGGCACCTCACCTTCCCCTCGTAGTTGACCTTCTTGGAGGTCTGCTGGTTGGACCCTCCCACCACGTCTCCGATCTTCACCCAGCGGCTGTCGGCCACGCTCCACTGGTACGCCTCCACGTTCTGGCCCTCTTTGATGAGTCGCGTCTGTCCGTCCCGGTTCCCTGGGAGACAAGCAGGTGGGACCCCAACCATCTTAACACAGTGTACAGGGTCTCAGTAACACATGAATATCACCGCGGACGCGCAGCGGACTGTGTAAGCATTTCCTCTGTCGTTCGGCCCAAGACAAAGACAACCCTAATTGGTCCCCGGGCCGAGGAGTGAGACGGGTCCACTCGCCCGGTTCGGTGCACTCCCATCTTAATCACTTGGACCGGCCATCAACGCTCCTCGCGAATGTCGGAATGAATACAGATTATGAATGCTGAATAAGAGAACGTAACGAAATGGTTTAATATAATGATCTATAGTCACCAGGCTCATCAAGGTGCTCCCTCCCTGGAAGATCCTCCATCTTGATGTCCCCCAGGTCCCCGGTCTTTGGGTCGATGGTGGTCTTGGAGAGTTCGTCCTCGAAGGCCTGGAGGGCCTCGGGGC from Esox lucius isolate fEsoLuc1 chromosome 24, fEsoLuc1.pri, whole genome shotgun sequence carries:
- the plaa gene encoding phospholipase A-2-activating protein; the encoded protein is MASPNSYKLSCSIPGHEMDVRGLSAAVFPEGAFVSVSRDRTGRVWVQNSSPDMGFTEMHCMTGHQNFVSCVCVIAPSDTYPRGLIATGGNDHNICVFTLDQPQPLFTLKGHKNTVCALSSGKFGTLLSGSWDTTAKVWLNEKCMMTLQGHSAAVWAVVILPEQGLMLSGSADKTIKLWRAGRCEKTFTGHEDCVRGLAVVSDLEFFSCSNDTSIRRWLVTGECVQVYYGHTNYIYSLAVFPNGQDFVSTGEDRTLRIWRQGECQQTIRLPAQSVWCCCILPNGDIVVGASDGLIRVFTEVEERMASPEALQAFEDELSKTTIDPKTGDLGDIKMEDLPGREHLDEPGNRDGQTRLIKEGQNVEAYQWSVADSRWVKIGDVVGGSNQQTSKKVNYEGKEYDFVFTIDINEGGPSMKLPYNVTDDPWLTAHNFLQKNDLSPMFLDQVANFIIENTKGHTLGAAPPGAADPFTGSGRYIPGAADNRAGFGADPFTGTGRYIPGTGTPSGAPLAAADPFTGGGAYSSAASRQTCTNIYFPITVGVTFEQANTTQIMVKLRELNVGAPGDCKLSEEVLRSLEKLLVSVCDPQASEQPTTEQISLLWKTTHWPEDIVFPILDILRLAVRHPQVNQSLCGSGADGVALCNHLLNLMKPQGRPANQMLALRTLCNCFGGQHGRDLLLAHREAVLSRATDLCSVCNKNIHIALATLVLNYASSLHGQADLEAKAQCLSVASAALESVQDKEAVFRLLVALGTTVASDQMAQDLAKSLGVTSQIAKYSSVTDPAKVGECCQLVLRELQ